One part of the Rutidosis leptorrhynchoides isolate AG116_Rl617_1_P2 chromosome 1, CSIRO_AGI_Rlap_v1, whole genome shotgun sequence genome encodes these proteins:
- the LOC139840934 gene encoding uncharacterized protein: protein MVEEQVNEVQGRRFDPYSNTYNPGWRNHPNFSWSNNNALNANHGNQLRPPNTFQNQGNFQNQGNYQRKYQNPYPNNRNQNNYQPQNHNQNQTSTSSNQPPSSDAKMDAFISEMRKMIEVQNKSIGALAKEIGNVAESKGNREPGTIPSYTVLNPNHKEQGKGHSVNMVGTLRSGKKYDNKVGETEVKQPESSKSPIILDEDEVSKSDNNGEGVKLTEPTVNETEKVETESKTVPFPKALESPNQFPYGKKGPQQEDMWETFQQVKINLPLLDAIRQVPSYAKFLKDLCTQKRKQRANLPKKVELTEHLSAVVSGTLPPKFKDPGTPLIAVTVGNGNVKKALLDLGASINILPFCLVDRLELGLMKRTDIIIQLADQSIKTPRGILEDVIVKVEDFYYPVDFVVMDIETRNRDTQPTYTSVTAR, encoded by the coding sequence ATGGTGGAAGAGCAAGTTAATGAGGTTCAGGGAAGGCGGTTTGATCCATACTCTAACACATATAATCCAGGTTGGAGAAATCATCCGAATTTTAGTTGGAGTAATAACAACGCGCTGAATGCTAACCATGGGAACCAACTTAGGCCACCAAATACCTTCCAAAATCAGGGTAATTTTCAGAATCAAGGCAACTACCAACGAAAATATCAAAATCCTTACCCTAACAACCGAAACCAAAACAATTACCAACCTCAGAACCACAACCAAAACCAAACTAGTACTTCATCCAACCAACCACCTAGCTCGGATGCTAAGATGGATGCGTTCATATCCGAAATGCGAAAGATGATAGAGGTACAAAATAAGTCGATTGGTGCTTTGGCCAAGGAGATAGGTAATGTTGCGGAAAGTAAGGGTAATCGGGAACCGGGAACCATTCCAAGCTACACGGTTTTGAATCCAAATCACAAAGAGCAAGGAAAGGGTCATAGTGTTAATATGGTAGGTACCTTGAGAAGCGGGAAAAAGTATGATAATAAAGTTGGAGAAACAGAGGTAAAGCAACCGGAGTCAAGTAAGTCTCCTATTATTCTTGATGAGGATGAGGTAAGTAAAAGTGATAACAATGGGGAGGGGGTGAAATTGACCGAACCAACTGTTAATGAGACCGAGAAAGTGGAGACGGAATCAAAAACCGTCCCATTTCCCAAGGCCCTAGAGTCCCCgaaccaattcccttatgggaagAAGGGACCACAACAAGAGGATATGTGGGAAACTTTTCAGCAGGTTAAAATAAATTTACCCCTTCTTGATGCTATTAGGCAAGTTCCTtcttatgctaaatttttgaaggaCCTTTGCACTCAAAAGAGAAAGCAAAGGGCAAACTTGCCTAAGAAGGTGGAGTTAACCGAGCACCTAAGTGCGGTTGTCTCGGGTACACTTCCACCTAAGTTTAAAGATCCAGGAACCCCATTGATAGCTGTGACAGTAGGGAATGGGAATGTTAAAAAGGCGTTATTGGACTTAGGTGCTAGCATTAACATTTTACCTTTTTGTCTAGTTGACCGACTTGAATTGGGCCTAATGAAACGAACCGACATAATTATCCAATTAGCGGACCAATCAATTAAAACGCCTAGGGGGATACTAGAGGATGTGATAGTAAAAGTGGAGGATTTCTATTACCCGGTAGACTTTGTTGTTATGGATATTGAGACTAGGAATAGAGATACCCAACCCACATATACTTCGGTAACCGCAAGATGA